From the genome of Litorilinea aerophila:
TTTGTCAGCAATGACCAGATGGCCCTGGGCGTGCTGCGGGCGGCCCACCTGCTGGGGCGTCGAGTCCCGGAGGATCTGGCCGTGGTGGGCTACGATAACATCCCCCAGGCGCCCTACTTCTGGCCCCCTTTGACCAGCGTCCGCCAGCAGCTCATCCGCCTGGGCTCTGTGGCCGTGCGCGAGCTCCAGAAGATCATCGAGCGCCGGCAGGCAGGCCAGGAACCCGGCGAACCGGTGCAGATGGCCCTGGAGCCCGAGTTGATCATCCGGGAGAGCTCCCGGGCCGGGGCCGGCAGCGGTTGAGGGAGCGGCGCCCACAGCACCCTGTTTGGCGATCGGCTACTCCTTGGGTACAATAAGCCAGCATGGCCGTCCTGGTCCTCCGAAATGGAGCGCCCCATCAAGCCCCTGTTGAGTCCAGGTTGCTGGTTCATACCCGTTCAATTACATGCTTAACGCGCACCATGCTTCTGGCGCAGAGCCGACCAAACCGCTTCCCCACATTCAGATCTACACCTTCGGCACCCTGCGGGTGATCCGCAACGGCCAGCCGGTGGATGAAAGCGCCTGGCACACCCGCCAGGCCCGCCAGCTCCTGAAGATCCTCATCACCGAACGGCCACGGCCGGTGGCATCGGACCGGCTCATCGAGCTCCTCTGGCCTGCCAGCACCCCCCGGACTGCCGCCACCACCCTGCGCAGCGCCATCAACGCCCTGCGCAATGTCCTGGAACCGGAGCGACCCCACCGGGCACCGGCCCGCTACGTGGTCACCCAGAGCCCGGGCTATGCCTTTCGCCTGCAGCCTACCCTCTGGCTGGATGTGGAAGCCTTCGAGGCGGAGCTGGCCCTGGCCCGCACGGCCAGGGGGCAAGAGCGTCGCCGCCACCTGGCCGCCGCCGTGGACCTCTACACCGACGACTACCTGATGGAGGATCCCTACGCGGACTGGCTTCAAAATGAGCGGGAGCGGCTGCGGGAGCGCTACTTCAACGCCCTGCTCCAGCTGGCCGAGCTGGACGCCGCTGCCGGCGACTTTGCCAGCGCCATCAGCGCGTGCCGTCGCATCCTGGCCCGGGACGACGTGCGGGAGACGGCCTACCAGGCCCTCATGCGCTATCAGGCCCTGTCGGGCGACAGCGCCGGGGCCCTCCTCACCTTCGAGCGCTGCCGGACGGTCCTGGCCGAAGAGCTGGGTGCCGACCCCAGCCCCCTGACCCAACAGCTACATCAGCAGATCCTCAACGGCGAGATCCAGCCGGCACCGGCGCAACTGCAGGGGGCGGCGCTCCGGGCCAAAGAGGATACCACCGGGGAAGACCAGGGTCCGGCCCCGCTGCACCTGCCCCAGCACACCGTCTTCCCCCTCATGGATGAACACTTCACCGGCGTCTTCGTGGGCCGGGAGAAAGAGCGGACCCAACTGGAAAGCGGCCTGCAGGCTGCGCTGGCGGGAACCGGAGGCCTGTTCACCCTGGAAGGGGAAGCGGGAGTCGGCAAGACGCGCCTGGCCTGCCACCTCCTCCAGCAGGCTGTGGACGCCGGCGCCACGGTCCTCTCCGCCACCTGCCAGGCCCTGGAGCAACAGTTGCCCTTCGCTCCCCTGGCCGATGCCCTGGGCCGTTACTTGCACAGCCTGCCGGACACAGTCCTGCACGCCCTGCCCCCGGCCAGCCTGGCCCAGTTGGCCCAGCTCATCCCCAGCCTGCAGGACCGACTGCCGGAACTGCCCACCCGCGGCGGCGATACCACCATCGGCGCCGATGAAAATCGCCAGCGCCTGGTGGACGGCATCGTCAACTTCCTGGCCTCCCTGGCCCGCCTGCGCCCCCTGGTCCTCTTCCTGGATGACCTGCACTGGGCCGACTATGATACCCTGGCCGTCCTCAGCCGCCTCTCCCAGCGGGTGGACCAGCTGCCCTTGCTGGTGTTGCTGGCCTACCGGACCGATGACCTGGCCGAGAACGAGGCCCTGATCACCCTGCTCCACGCGTTGCGCCGCACCCGCCCCAACCGGCTTCTTCCCCTCACGGGGCTCAGCCTGGAACAGGTCCGGCGGATGGTGTACATGTTGACCGGCGCGGAGGAACCGAGGAGCACCGCCCTGGCCGACTGGCTCTACGCGGCCACCCAGGGCAATGCCCTCTTTGTCACCGAGGCGCTGCGGGATCTGATGGAGCGATTTCCAGGACAGCCGACAGAGGAAAGAACCTGGCGGGTGTTGGTGGAGAACTGGAGCCAGGAGTATGAACAGCTCCTCTCCCTGCGCCGCAATCAGCGCATCCAGGAGCTGATCCTGGAGCGCATCCAGCGGCTACCCCCGGCCGCGCGGGAGGTGCTGCAACTGGCTGCAGCCATCGGTCGGGATTTCAGCGTGGAACTATTGGAGGCGGCGGCCCCCCAGGATCCCATGGCAGGCCTGGCCACCCTGTTGGAGCGGCGCTTCCTGCTGGAACAGCCGGACGCACGTCTGGATTTCAGCCACGCGGTGGTGCGCCAGGTGGCCTACGATAACCTGAATGCACTCCAGCGCCGGCGTCTCCACCGGCAGATCGCCGAGGCCCTGGTCTCCCTGCAGCGGGCCGAGGAGAATCCCCGGGAGACCGCCTTCCACTTCAGCCAGGCCGGCCCCACGGCCCGGCAGGAATTTGCCTACTACAGTGTGCTGGCCGGGGAACGGCTGGCTCGAACCTTCGGCTTTCGCCAGGCCATCGAACATTTCGACCAGGCCCTGGACGTGCTGGCCGGCCAGCCGGACGCCGCTCCGGAGCTGGTGCAACGGGCGCTCCAGGGGCGGGGCCTGGCCTACGAAAGCCTGCTGGATGCCGAGGGGGTGCTGGACACCTACCGGCGGCTCCAGGCCTGGGCCAATCAACGGGGGGACCGGGATCTGCTCCTGGCCGCCCACAGCCGCCTCACCACCCTGTTGGCCCTGTTGGGCCAGCAGCGGGA
Proteins encoded in this window:
- a CDS encoding ATP-binding protein, giving the protein MLNAHHASGAEPTKPLPHIQIYTFGTLRVIRNGQPVDESAWHTRQARQLLKILITERPRPVASDRLIELLWPASTPRTAATTLRSAINALRNVLEPERPHRAPARYVVTQSPGYAFRLQPTLWLDVEAFEAELALARTARGQERRRHLAAAVDLYTDDYLMEDPYADWLQNERERLRERYFNALLQLAELDAAAGDFASAISACRRILARDDVRETAYQALMRYQALSGDSAGALLTFERCRTVLAEELGADPSPLTQQLHQQILNGEIQPAPAQLQGAALRAKEDTTGEDQGPAPLHLPQHTVFPLMDEHFTGVFVGREKERTQLESGLQAALAGTGGLFTLEGEAGVGKTRLACHLLQQAVDAGATVLSATCQALEQQLPFAPLADALGRYLHSLPDTVLHALPPASLAQLAQLIPSLQDRLPELPTRGGDTTIGADENRQRLVDGIVNFLASLARLRPLVLFLDDLHWADYDTLAVLSRLSQRVDQLPLLVLLAYRTDDLAENEALITLLHALRRTRPNRLLPLTGLSLEQVRRMVYMLTGAEEPRSTALADWLYAATQGNALFVTEALRDLMERFPGQPTEERTWRVLVENWSQEYEQLLSLRRNQRIQELILERIQRLPPAAREVLQLAAAIGRDFSVELLEAAAPQDPMAGLATLLERRFLLEQPDARLDFSHAVVRQVAYDNLNALQRRRLHRQIAEALVSLQRAEENPRETAFHFSQAGPTARQEFAYYSVLAGERLARTFGFRQAIEHFDQALDVLAGQPDAAPELVQRALQGRGLAYESLLDAEGVLDTYRRLQAWANQRGDRDLLLAAHSRLTTLLALLGQQRESNQLLSELMETLTASEHPVVRSQTIADLLARRRLIYSPDTPDDGATWARYTPPPPVPGDPVAEILALLAPFHAVLPLFDYGWTLLVQGQLPEATRCLEAVVSLARETGQLWIASTAYHQLAAIARLQGDLERSYAFNEQSMALNQMVPGVASELASMWPRIASAFLSLRTGRLDEAERRLQRVVDFLAQRPGFENYRNSAFIGLGLVALERGEHRDAREWLEKALADPVNLYPYTHVRALMGLARLAHLEGQPAARDVWLRRALRFAGRRSLLEEYVDVVLTLADLRPPGAPVEQLLREMLSYVGSLGLDAMAQKLRQAYQAHKTSAIQP